The genomic window TGGATCTTAATGCCGTTCATTCGGCTCGTATTTATGTGGAATGAATGAACGGCAGCTAAAACGCAGACGGCAAGAGTCGTATGCATTTATAGAAACGGCATATAGAGGCTTTTTTGAATGATGACGGAAGTCTGATAATTAATTGGTAAATATGCAAACAACAGTATAGTAAGAAACTAAAAAACAGGCTGACGATATTCAGCCTGTTTTTTAGTTTCTTATCAAAGCAAATACAAAATCGGCAATCATAACGGCGGCAATTATGTATGATGTCATGCGTACAATGCGCGGTTCTATGTTCCCTATTATTTTTATAAAAAAAGGTTTAAGTACATATAGGAAAAACATACCGCCTATGCCGAAACGTATACTTGTACGCGGACAGATATAACCGTTTAAATTCATCCAGTCACTGCTGTAATCCCAAAGACGGAGATCAAATATTGCTTCCATAGCCCAGCCGGTTATATACTCGATTATTGACGTAATGATGACAATAAGTATAAAAACAACAGCCGGGGCGGCATTAATACCGAATATGGGAAGATTTTTTTCCATAATTGGTTTAAGGGTTATTATCAGCACAAGCGCTCCGAATCCATATACAGGCAGATATGGCCCTATTAAAAAGCCTCGGTTTACAAATCCCCAGCCGTATAAAAGGGCCAGTATTACTTCGTATATCCAGCCTATAACGCTGAAAGCAAAAAATAAAATTATAAATACAGGTATGTTTCCAATGACATTTTTATCCATAAAAACCCCCATTTCTTATTTTTATAATATCACAAATTAATAATATGTGGAATGTATTCGGCACAGTCTTAAATAATATGTAAGATTTTGTGCGGTTTTATGCCCGGTTAAAGTATAATTTCCTGCAAAAAACAGATAATAAATCTTAAAACACAGCAGTTTACGGGAGATGATTATTTGAAACTGACATTTTTAGGCGCGGCTCATGAGGTTACCGGGAGCTGTCATTATATTGAGGCATGTGGCAAAAGTATACTTTTGGACTGCGGCATGGAGCAGGGAAGGGATACATATGAAAATCAAAATATTCCAGTTAGCGAAAAAAATATCGATTATATATTCCTTTCACATGCCCACATAGACCATTCTGGGCTAATACCGTCTTTGTATAAAAACGGGTTCAGGGGAGAAATATACTGCACGGAAGAAACTTTTAAACTTTGCGGAATAATGCTAAAAGACAGCGCGCAAATTCAGGATTTTGAAACAAAATGGAAGAACAGGAAGGCGGTTAGGGCAGGGGAAAGCAAAGCGGAACCGATTTATACTACGGAAGATGTGCAGGGAGCTTTAAAGCTTTTCAGAACATGCAGTTATAATAAAAAAGCTAAAGTGTGCGAAGGAGTGGAAATAAGATTTAGGGACGCAGGCCATATGCTGGGCTCGGCTGAAATTGAAATATGGATTTCAGAATACGGAGTATCAAAGAAAATAGTTTTTTCCGGAGATATAGGAAATAAAGGACGTCCTATAATAAATGACCCAGAATATATAAAAGAAGCAGATTACATTATAATGGAATCAACTTACGGCGATCGTCTGCATGAAAAAAACCGCTGCGGAACAGATTTCTTGGCGGGCGTTATACAAAAAACATTCGACAGGGGAGGAAATCTGATTATACCGGCTTTTGCGGTGGGACGTACACAGGAGCTCCTTTATTATATTAGGGAAATAAAAGATAAAAGCGCGGTAAAAGGGCATGAAGGGTTCAGAGTATATATTGACAGCCCGCTTGCGGCCGAGGCGATAAAAGTATTTAACGAAAGCGTTTACAGCTGTTTTGACAAAGAGGCGGCAAAGCTTGCGGAAGAAGGCGTTGATCCCATAAGCTTTCCGGGACTGAAACTTGCCGTAACGGCCGAAGAATCAAGGGCTATAAATAATATTGAAGGTTCTAAGATAATTATTTCGGCGTCC from Anaerotignum faecicola includes these protein-coding regions:
- a CDS encoding putative ABC transporter permease, which gives rise to MDKNVIGNIPVFIILFFAFSVIGWIYEVILALLYGWGFVNRGFLIGPYLPVYGFGALVLIITLKPIMEKNLPIFGINAAPAVVFILIVIITSIIEYITGWAMEAIFDLRLWDYSSDWMNLNGYICPRTSIRFGIGGMFFLYVLKPFFIKIIGNIEPRIVRMTSYIIAAVMIADFVFALIRN
- a CDS encoding MBL fold metallo-hydrolase, giving the protein MKLTFLGAAHEVTGSCHYIEACGKSILLDCGMEQGRDTYENQNIPVSEKNIDYIFLSHAHIDHSGLIPSLYKNGFRGEIYCTEETFKLCGIMLKDSAQIQDFETKWKNRKAVRAGESKAEPIYTTEDVQGALKLFRTCSYNKKAKVCEGVEIRFRDAGHMLGSAEIEIWISEYGVSKKIVFSGDIGNKGRPIINDPEYIKEADYIIMESTYGDRLHEKNRCGTDFLAGVIQKTFDRGGNLIIPAFAVGRTQELLYYIREIKDKSAVKGHEGFRVYIDSPLAAEAIKVFNESVYSCFDKEAAKLAEEGVDPISFPGLKLAVTAEESRAINNIEGSKIIISASGMCEGGRIRHHLKHNLWRTECTVLLTGYQAAGSLGRILADGAEKVELFNEKIKVNAEIVSFAGISGHADRNGLISWAKFFGNKVERVFVVHGSDMACEEFSSALKEELGLDVYCPYSGAEFDLKENKVIKDGLKVLAANKNRKDKELEIAVNRLIETAKCSENGLVMNMDKLKEYMGSFQNR